In Streptomyces sp. NBC_01439, the following are encoded in one genomic region:
- a CDS encoding xanthine dehydrogenase family protein molybdopterin-binding subunit: protein MTAVTGETPATGSGVLGQPLDSREDPQLLRGEATYVADIDLPCTAHMAILGSPVAHAKILSIETKAAEQLPGVLKVATAADFTDVMPLPCIWIPGGVESHFPPHPYGLPGARPVLTGDTVRHVGDPIAVVVAETPRQATAALAAIAVEYEPLPVVTRADEALAEGAPQLHETVPGNLNAYWTCGDKDRTDAALAEAEVTVELDLVNQRTINSPIEPRGAVGDYNAATGEYTLYASTQGPHNHRFLLSALVLGIPFNKLRVIAPTVGGSFGTKGYLYPDMALVLLLSKALGRPVKWVDTRTGLMNSTVQGRDHRQHVTLAGTRDGRITAVRCTSYANLGAYPSTIGPGVATALMGRSISGMYDIDAAFCEVYAAFTNTVSLGAQRGSGRAEAAFLMERLVDRYAGEIGMDPAAVRRKNLVPKEKFPYDNGLGWTYDSGNYQLNFDKAIELSGYADMPARKAEARTRGKRLGVGLATYVAICGVGPSTRMSQEGMLGGSWESANIRVHPTGEVTVIVGSASTGQSHGTVFAQVAADEFGIDPDTVQVLEGDTQKAPYGQGTYGSRSYSMAAPAVALTARKIKSKLIRAGAVFLGVPEDKVVYEGGRVYEEGNEQNTKTFAELATAMWYGWGLPAEIEPALDETTHFDPPDFNYPFGTHVAVVEIDELTGETEVVSYTAVDDAGHIGNPKIVLGQIEGSITHGLGQALMEAAVYDEQGLLISSDLTTYALPRAADVPLFTLDKTVTPSPHNPLGAKGAGEIATVPPAAAVVNAVVDALSDLGVQHIDMPLTPEKVWRRLRGEAQ, encoded by the coding sequence ATGACCGCAGTGACGGGGGAGACCCCGGCCACGGGGAGCGGAGTCCTCGGGCAGCCACTGGACAGCCGTGAGGATCCGCAGCTGCTGCGCGGCGAAGCCACGTACGTGGCGGACATCGACCTGCCGTGCACCGCCCACATGGCCATCCTGGGCAGCCCGGTGGCGCACGCGAAGATCCTCTCCATCGAGACCAAGGCCGCCGAGCAGCTGCCCGGCGTGCTCAAGGTGGCCACCGCCGCCGACTTCACCGACGTCATGCCGCTGCCCTGCATCTGGATCCCCGGCGGCGTCGAGAGCCACTTCCCGCCCCACCCCTACGGACTGCCCGGCGCCCGCCCGGTCCTGACCGGCGACACCGTCCGGCACGTGGGCGACCCCATCGCCGTGGTCGTCGCCGAGACCCCGCGCCAAGCCACCGCGGCGCTCGCCGCCATCGCCGTCGAGTACGAGCCGCTGCCCGTGGTCACCCGCGCCGACGAGGCGCTCGCCGAGGGCGCGCCCCAGCTGCACGAGACCGTCCCCGGCAACCTGAACGCGTACTGGACCTGCGGCGACAAGGACCGGACCGACGCGGCCCTCGCCGAAGCCGAGGTCACCGTCGAGCTCGACCTCGTCAACCAGCGCACCATCAACAGCCCCATCGAGCCGCGCGGCGCCGTCGGCGACTACAACGCGGCCACCGGCGAGTACACGCTCTACGCCTCCACCCAGGGCCCGCACAACCACCGCTTCCTGCTCTCCGCGCTGGTCCTCGGCATCCCCTTCAACAAGCTCCGGGTGATCGCCCCGACCGTCGGCGGCAGCTTCGGCACCAAGGGCTACCTGTACCCCGACATGGCGCTGGTGCTGCTGCTGTCCAAGGCGCTCGGCCGGCCCGTGAAGTGGGTGGACACCCGCACCGGGCTGATGAACTCCACCGTCCAGGGCCGCGACCACCGCCAGCACGTGACGCTCGCCGGCACCCGCGACGGCCGGATCACCGCCGTGCGCTGCACCAGCTACGCCAACCTCGGCGCGTACCCCTCGACGATCGGCCCCGGTGTCGCCACCGCCCTGATGGGCCGCTCCATCAGCGGCATGTACGACATCGACGCCGCCTTCTGCGAGGTCTACGCCGCCTTCACCAACACCGTCTCGCTCGGCGCCCAGCGCGGCAGCGGGCGCGCCGAGGCCGCCTTCCTCATGGAGCGCCTCGTCGACCGGTACGCCGGCGAGATCGGCATGGACCCGGCGGCCGTCCGCCGCAAGAACCTGGTGCCGAAGGAGAAGTTCCCGTACGACAACGGCCTCGGCTGGACCTACGACTCCGGGAACTACCAGCTGAACTTCGACAAGGCCATCGAGCTGTCGGGCTACGCCGACATGCCCGCCCGCAAGGCCGAGGCCCGCACCCGCGGCAAGCGGCTCGGCGTCGGCCTCGCCACCTACGTGGCGATCTGCGGGGTCGGCCCCTCCACCCGGATGTCCCAGGAGGGCATGCTCGGCGGCAGCTGGGAGAGCGCGAACATCCGCGTCCACCCGACCGGCGAGGTCACCGTCATCGTGGGTTCCGCCTCCACGGGCCAGAGCCACGGCACGGTCTTCGCGCAGGTCGCCGCCGACGAGTTCGGCATCGACCCGGACACCGTCCAGGTCCTGGAGGGCGACACGCAGAAGGCCCCGTACGGGCAGGGCACCTACGGGTCCCGCTCCTACAGCATGGCCGCGCCCGCCGTCGCCCTCACCGCCCGCAAGATCAAGAGCAAGTTGATCCGTGCCGGTGCCGTCTTCCTCGGGGTCCCCGAGGACAAGGTGGTCTACGAGGGCGGCCGCGTCTACGAAGAGGGCAACGAGCAGAACACCAAGACCTTTGCCGAGCTGGCCACGGCCATGTGGTACGGCTGGGGGCTGCCCGCGGAGATCGAACCCGCCCTCGACGAGACCACCCACTTCGACCCGCCGGACTTCAACTACCCCTTCGGCACGCACGTGGCGGTCGTCGAGATCGACGAACTGACCGGCGAGACCGAGGTGGTGTCCTACACCGCCGTCGACGACGCCGGCCACATCGGCAACCCCAAGATCGTCCTCGGTCAGATCGAGGGCAGCATCACGCACGGCCTGGGCCAGGCCCTGATGGAGGCCGCCGTCTACGACGAACAGGGCCTGCTCATCAGCTCCGACCTGACCACGTACGCCCTGCCGCGCGCCGCCGACGTGCCGCTCTTCACGCTCGACAAGACCGTCACGCCCAGCCCGCACAATCCGCTCGGCGCCAAGGGGGCCGGCGAGATCGCCACCGTCCCGCCCGCCGCGGCCGTCGTCAACGCCGTCGTCGACGCCCTGTCCGACCTGGGTGTCCAGCACATCGACATGCCCCTCACCCCCGAGAAGGTCTGGCGCCGCCTGAGAGGGGAAGCCCAGTGA
- a CDS encoding MFS transporter — protein sequence MADTSETTTGVTVHPAARAASAPRGSGFWVVGAVLVLLMLSSSVPSALYVLYQQEWGLSSGTITVVFALYAVTVLAGLLLFGSLSDTLGRRPVLGGALVLAMVSMGLFAGARGLGLLLAARAVQGLAVGLATGAMGAALLELSPASRPALGAQVNSAGPTVGIGLGGIGAGLLVQFAPAPTALSYLLLVGAFAATLVGVVRMRESAPGAGGRFRVVPHRIRVPADARGRFTVLVLTIVAVWSVGGFYLSLGPHLALSLLESTNYLVGGATVALLAGAATAAQLVLGSTEALRTAVLGLFGLLAGLGLVLLALGIRSAAVFLVATAVLGSGWGAAFLGSFRALSTLAQPAHRGELTAAVYVFAYLAMSIPAVLAGMLTNIHGLHRTSVGFMAAVAGVCALALLATLRLAARTRAEGSAA from the coding sequence GTGGCCGACACATCCGAGACGACCACGGGGGTAACCGTGCACCCAGCCGCCCGCGCGGCCAGTGCGCCCAGAGGCTCCGGCTTCTGGGTGGTGGGAGCGGTCCTCGTGCTGCTGATGCTCTCCTCCTCCGTGCCCTCCGCCCTCTACGTGCTCTACCAGCAGGAGTGGGGGCTCTCCTCCGGCACGATCACGGTGGTCTTCGCCCTGTACGCGGTCACCGTGCTGGCCGGGCTGCTGCTGTTCGGCTCCCTCTCCGACACCCTGGGCCGGCGCCCGGTCCTGGGCGGCGCACTGGTCCTGGCCATGGTCTCGATGGGCCTGTTCGCCGGGGCCCGGGGCCTCGGACTGCTGCTGGCCGCCCGCGCCGTCCAGGGGCTCGCCGTGGGCCTGGCCACCGGGGCGATGGGCGCGGCCCTGCTGGAACTCAGCCCCGCCTCCAGACCCGCGCTCGGCGCCCAGGTCAACAGCGCCGGCCCCACCGTGGGCATCGGGCTCGGCGGGATCGGGGCCGGACTTCTCGTCCAGTTCGCGCCCGCGCCGACGGCACTGAGCTACCTGCTGCTGGTCGGGGCCTTCGCCGCGACCTTGGTGGGGGTGGTCCGGATGCGGGAGAGCGCGCCGGGCGCCGGCGGCCGCTTCCGGGTGGTCCCGCACCGGATCCGCGTACCGGCGGACGCCCGGGGTCGCTTCACCGTCCTCGTCCTGACCATCGTCGCGGTCTGGTCGGTGGGCGGCTTCTACCTCTCCCTCGGCCCGCACCTGGCGCTGTCGCTGCTGGAGTCCACCAACTACCTCGTCGGCGGGGCCACGGTCGCCCTGCTCGCCGGCGCCGCCACCGCCGCCCAGCTGGTGCTCGGCAGCACCGAGGCGCTGCGCACCGCCGTGCTCGGTCTGTTCGGCCTCCTCGCCGGACTCGGCCTGGTGCTCCTCGCGCTGGGGATCCGCTCGGCCGCCGTGTTCCTCGTGGCCACGGCCGTCCTCGGCAGCGGCTGGGGCGCCGCGTTCCTCGGTTCGTTCCGCGCGCTGAGCACGCTCGCGCAGCCGGCGCACCGCGGCGAACTGACCGCCGCCGTATACGTCTTCGCGTACCTCGCGATGAGCATTCCGGCGGTCCTCGCCGGGATGCTCACCAACATCCACGGGCTGCACCGCACCTCGGTCGGCTTCATGGCCGCCGTGGCCGGCGTGTGTGCGCTGGCCCTGCTGGCCACCCTACGACTGGCCGCCCGTACCCGGGCCGAGGGGAGCGCGGCGTGA
- a CDS encoding (2Fe-2S)-binding protein, with the protein MNGRPEQFTARPNELLVERLRDGLGLTGTKVGCDTGQCGTCVVRLDGRSVKSCLVLTVSAAGSEVATIEGETTRGGELSGLQEALRQEHGTQCGFCTPGMVMALGELVDSTAGGEAPTEPEIREWLTGNLCRCTGYHSVVRGVQRACAAARAEAPSGVGEPAVAASTTAGQEV; encoded by the coding sequence GAACGGAAGACCCGAGCAGTTCACGGCGCGGCCGAACGAACTGCTCGTGGAACGGCTCCGCGACGGCCTCGGGCTCACCGGCACCAAGGTCGGCTGTGACACCGGCCAGTGCGGCACCTGCGTCGTCCGCCTCGACGGCCGGTCCGTCAAGAGCTGCCTGGTCCTGACCGTCTCCGCCGCCGGCAGCGAGGTGGCCACCATCGAGGGCGAGACCACCCGCGGCGGTGAACTGTCCGGCCTCCAGGAGGCACTGCGCCAGGAGCACGGCACCCAGTGCGGCTTCTGCACCCCCGGCATGGTCATGGCGCTGGGCGAACTCGTCGACTCCACCGCCGGCGGCGAGGCCCCCACCGAACCCGAGATCCGCGAGTGGCTCACCGGCAACCTGTGCCGCTGCACCGGCTACCACAGCGTCGTACGGGGCGTGCAGCGCGCCTGTGCGGCAGCCCGCGCCGAGGCGCCCTCCGGTGTCGGCGAGCCCGCCGTCGCCGCATCCACCACTGCCGGACAGGAGGTGTGA
- a CDS encoding FAD binding domain-containing protein, translating into MILTEFDYVRPADLDEALTLLSGTRGARVLAGGQSLLPDLRAGADRAALLVDIRRLAELRGVTRTPDGTRLRIGSLTTLAELAADPLVLAEAPELAAAARANGDPQVRNLGTVGGNLAAAGRATDLPVAAMAADAVVELAGPGGRSTLAAEELAAGSPPTAAVLTALLVPAAGPAAAFEKTADRATRYPVCATAVRITPGGPRIAVTGATPRPLRLRGVEDRLRGGPYGTDAVLAAFRAEPRELFVPGRGTSAEYLGHLVGVLTARALQRAEQALDR; encoded by the coding sequence GTGATCCTCACCGAGTTCGACTACGTGCGGCCCGCCGACCTCGACGAGGCGCTCACCCTGTTGTCCGGGACGCGTGGCGCCCGGGTCCTGGCCGGAGGCCAGAGCCTGCTGCCCGACCTACGTGCGGGAGCCGACCGGGCCGCCCTGCTGGTCGACATCCGGCGGCTGGCGGAGCTGCGCGGCGTCACGCGCACGCCCGACGGCACCCGGCTGCGGATCGGGTCCCTCACCACGCTCGCCGAGCTCGCCGCCGACCCGCTGGTGCTCGCCGAAGCCCCGGAACTGGCCGCCGCGGCCCGCGCCAACGGCGACCCCCAGGTGCGCAACCTCGGCACCGTCGGCGGCAACCTCGCCGCCGCCGGGCGGGCCACCGACCTGCCGGTCGCCGCCATGGCCGCCGACGCCGTGGTCGAACTGGCCGGCCCCGGCGGGCGCTCCACCCTGGCCGCCGAAGAGCTCGCGGCCGGCAGCCCGCCCACCGCCGCGGTCCTCACCGCGCTGCTCGTACCGGCCGCGGGACCTGCCGCCGCCTTCGAGAAGACCGCCGACCGCGCCACCCGCTACCCGGTGTGCGCCACCGCCGTACGGATCACCCCCGGCGGGCCGCGCATCGCCGTCACCGGGGCCACCCCCCGGCCCTTGCGGCTGCGCGGGGTCGAGGACCGGCTGCGCGGGGGCCCGTACGGCACGGACGCCGTGCTCGCGGCCTTCCGCGCCGAACCCAGGGAGCTCTTCGTCCCCGGGCGCGGCACCTCGGCCGAGTACCTCGGTCATCTCGTGGGGGTCCTCACGGCCCGAGCCTTGCAGAGGGCCGAGCAGGCCCTCGACCGATAG